The following DNA comes from Selenomonas sp. AB3002.
GGAGCAACAAGAAAACAAGAAAAGGGCGTTTCCTATGGGGTTCTTCGCTGTTATTTTCTATTTGACTCTGGATATAAATCCACGAACCCTGTCAAATCCGGCGAGTGTCAATACAATCGAGCTGTATAAAGCAAGTGATGCTAACAATGCAAAGCTGGTCGAAGCATTTAGAAATACCATGATAAATGCTCTCTGCAGGTTGGATGACAGCTTAATGCATTTGTGTAGTCTACCTGATTGGAACTGCTGCCGCATAGACTACACACTGAATATGAAGTTTCCCACCAACGAAGAGAAGAACATCTTCTGGTGCCTTACACATAAGACCTCTGCGTATAACAGAACTGAGTGCAAGCGAATAAAAGGCATGAAGATGATGGAGCAGTCAGCCGCTGAGGGTAATAAGTCGTATAAGACAATGTTTTATGACAAACTTGAAGAATGTAAGGATACATACCAAAACCTGAGAGAACCTGAACGTAGCCGTCTATTGGCTGAGGCTGATAAGGTCATCAGGATGGAGCACCAGGCATTTAAAGGCGCTATAGGTGCTATGGTAGCGCGATATAAGTTGCCTAATCGTGGCATTATGTGGTTCTTGTCAGAAACTATCGCTAAAAATGAGTTACTTTGTCGTTATGACAAGATGGTTGGTACAGGGGACTTTTATAAGAGGGAAGAGGCAAAAAGGATAATACTGAAGAATATATCCAAGCCGTCTGAACAAGAGAAGCTTATCCAATTGTTGGAGCTTATTGCCCAGAAGCGCCATATTGATATAGCTAGAGAGGTTTTCACATGTAAAGTAACAAAGGACAGTGATACTGAGGAAAATGTTGGTGGCAGGACATTCCCTTTGGCACATGGAACGGCAAGACATTCAGTGAACGTATAAAAGAAGATCCGGGCGTTGGGAATAAATCCGATGTTGATTACAGATAACTCGCCCCAGAATTGTTTGGCCAACCCCAGGCAACTTATAGAGGAAATTGAAGTTTGACCTGGTGGAGCGCTATATGGGTATCAAAAAATGTGCTTTTTGCAAAAACGAGAGAAGCCTTGATTTTTCGTGGGTTCCAAAGTCAATTTTGCTGAATTTGAAAATTATGCACCAATTATGCAGTTATAGCGACAATTTCGTTGAATATGAGCAGATTAGTAGGTATATAAACACGGAGGAGAAATAATGGCAAAGAAATTCTATGCAGTGGCAAATGGTCGCAAGACGGGAATATTCGAATTGTGGGCAGAAGCCGACAGGCAGGTAAAAGGCTTTACAGGTGCGCGCTATAAAGGTTTTAACACTCGTGAGGAGGCAGAGAAATTCTTGGAGGAAAGTAAAGCAGTATACAAGGTGGATCATATATATGCTGTAGCAAGAGGCAGAGTTCCGGAGTATATTATTCTTGGGATGAGGCGGAGGCACAAACTAAAGGATTTAGCGGAGCAAAGCACCGTAAATGCAAGACGATAGAAGAAGCAGAAGCATTTATTGCAATGTATAAGATAAATGACTCTGATTTGGCTGCAGAAGCGCGTACAGCCGAAGATAATTGGAGGAAGGAAAACTATATCCCCTTCAATAGGAGCGTAAGTCATAATCACAAGCATAAGATAGAAATACCATAAGGTTCATCCTGGACTTAATATGTGTACAAAACTGGTGACTAGGCTGTAAACAAAAATTAACAGCCTAGTCTCTTTTTTATGATAAAGATTTTTGAGGTTGAATTTTATCATTGAAGCGATAAGTTGTAGCTTTACAATATATGGCAGATGTAGTATATTTAAAGCGATAATATTATTGATACAAAGAGGGTTAATATATGGCTAAATTTGATTTTGAACAAATGTTGCTTATGGCAAAAGATGCCAACCAAGATGGGCTGAAAGAGTTTGGATTGGATTTCTTAGCTGAGGCTTTTGTCATGCTATATAACCGATATGATTGTGATAGAGTAGAAAGACCGCGATATGATGAGCAAATATATCGTATAAATGAGCTTCGTAGGAATCTACTGGAAAATGAGGATCAGAGCCTTCTAACCAGTCGTATACATGATATGGAGCGACAACTTACTGAGACAGAAATGGAACGGGACAATCTACAGGATGAAAATGAAGAGCTTGAGAATACCTTACACAGAGCCAGGAAGCGCATAGCTGAACTCGAACAGAAGTTGGCCTTGGTTCCGAAGGCAGGCCGACCAGACAAGTATGATGCGAAGTTTCGAACAGAAGTCAGGTCTTACTATAAAGCAGGACATACATACAGAGAGACAGCCGAGCACTTCAATATTTCCACTAATACTGTTAGTCGTTTTTTGAAAGATTGACCATGCCTCGCAGGGGGGGATGCGTCAGAATTTGACAATTTTGGCGCAGGTGGCTCTATACGGGACTGCCTGTGCT
Coding sequences within:
- a CDS encoding RNase H1/viroplasmin domain-containing protein — its product is MAKKFYAVANGRKTGIFELWAEADRQVKGFTGARYKGFNTREEAEKFLEESKAVYKVDHIYAVARGRVPEYIILGMRRRHKLKDLAEQSTVNARR
- a CDS encoding helix-turn-helix domain-containing protein, coding for MAKFDFEQMLLMAKDANQDGLKEFGLDFLAEAFVMLYNRYDCDRVERPRYDEQIYRINELRRNLLENEDQSLLTSRIHDMERQLTETEMERDNLQDENEELENTLHRARKRIAELEQKLALVPKAGRPDKYDAKFRTEVRSYYKAGHTYRETAEHFNISTNTVSRFLKD